The following are from one region of the Acidobacteriota bacterium genome:
- a CDS encoding NAD(P)-binding protein, translating to MSKPKVVVLGSGMAGYGAAYRLHSAGIAPVMYDKNSYYGGHTASFRYDTGFLFDVGPHISFTKDTRIQEIFAESVGGRFETIQINLNNYWRGHWPLHPVQLHLHGMPEDVIVKVITDFVQARQLPEESPKNYADWLLASLGKTFAELFPMQYTRKYHTTTAENMSTDWLGPRIYRPSLEEVIRGAISASAPHVHYITHFRYPSDGGFMLYLNKFLPMGNLKLNHEVVSIDPRERQVKFANGAVTEYDALISSVALPDMIRMIQGAPADVVAASKLLACSTCVLVNVGVNRADLSKAHMTYFYDEDICFTRLGFPHMLSAKNAPPGCGSIQAEVYFSDKYKPFSGSPEDWIEPVIRDLRRCGLLREEDKVLSRKAMFLRYANIIFDLDRAAALKTVHGYLDEIGIAYCGRYGDWGYMWTDESFISGENAAEKALGYATATV from the coding sequence ATGTCAAAACCAAAGGTTGTAGTCCTCGGATCGGGGATGGCCGGATACGGTGCTGCCTACCGGTTACACTCCGCGGGCATTGCCCCGGTGATGTATGACAAGAACTCGTATTATGGCGGGCACACCGCTTCGTTCCGATATGACACGGGATTTCTTTTCGACGTTGGGCCGCACATTTCTTTTACCAAAGACACTCGCATTCAGGAGATTTTTGCTGAGAGTGTCGGTGGTCGTTTTGAGACTATCCAGATCAATCTGAACAACTACTGGCGCGGACACTGGCCTCTCCATCCGGTTCAGCTGCATCTGCACGGAATGCCGGAAGATGTGATCGTGAAGGTGATTACTGATTTCGTACAAGCCCGGCAACTTCCCGAGGAGTCGCCCAAGAATTACGCGGATTGGCTGCTTGCGAGTCTAGGTAAGACCTTTGCTGAATTATTTCCAATGCAGTACACCCGTAAATACCACACCACCACTGCCGAGAACATGAGCACCGACTGGCTTGGGCCAAGAATCTATCGTCCTAGTCTAGAAGAAGTCATACGAGGGGCAATTTCCGCATCCGCGCCGCATGTCCACTACATCACGCATTTCCGGTATCCGAGCGATGGCGGGTTCATGCTGTATCTCAACAAGTTCCTGCCAATGGGGAATCTGAAGCTGAACCACGAGGTCGTCTCCATAGACCCTCGCGAGCGACAAGTTAAGTTCGCGAACGGCGCCGTCACGGAATATGACGCTCTTATTTCGTCGGTTGCACTACCTGACATGATTCGCATGATCCAAGGAGCGCCGGCGGATGTCGTCGCGGCCTCTAAACTACTGGCATGCTCGACCTGTGTTCTGGTGAACGTGGGCGTCAATCGCGCAGATCTGTCAAAGGCGCACATGACCTACTTCTACGACGAAGATATTTGTTTTACGCGCCTTGGATTCCCGCACATGCTTTCCGCTAAGAACGCGCCTCCCGGATGCGGAAGCATTCAAGCCGAAGTGTACTTTTCGGACAAATACAAACCGTTTAGCGGATCGCCGGAAGACTGGATCGAGCCGGTAATTCGCGACCTGCGGCGCTGCGGATTGCTGCGCGAGGAGGACAAGGTTCTTTCCCGCAAAGCGATGTTCTTACGCTATGCCAACATCATTTTCGATCTCGATCGAGCGGCTGCTCTCAAGACAGTTCACGGCTATCTCGACGAAATCGGCATCGCCTACTGTGGCCGATACGGCGACTGGGGCTATATGTGGACTGATGAGAGCTTCATAAGCGGAGAAAATGCCGCAGAAAAAGCCCTCGGTTACGCTACAGCGACTGTGTGA
- a CDS encoding glycosyltransferase family 2 protein, whose product MTTNTQPFVSILTPVYNGASYLAECIESVLKQTYANYEYVIVNNCSTDGTLEIAKKYAALDSRIRVHDNKEFVAVIANHNIAFNLMSPDAKYCKVVSGDDYIFPACVARMVELGESNPNAGIIGCYQLSGDVVKWQGYRYPSAVISGREVCRRNLLGQQVFIDDQPLLGFGAPTSLMYRADLVRSSAEFYPNPSPHSDTSACLKWLKNSDFGFVYEILCYERTHAETQTSESLQINRYLSVTLDDLLNYGSWYLEKDELEVQIAIALKSYHRFLAVNYFTARRDKKFWDYHKGRLAELGYPLTWLDLCRVGAATVIEEAVNPGLAFGKLRKRLFPTRAKTAPMQPDGSSKKMASC is encoded by the coding sequence ATGACCACAAACACGCAGCCTTTCGTCAGCATCCTTACGCCCGTGTATAACGGCGCATCCTACCTCGCAGAGTGTATCGAGAGTGTGCTGAAGCAGACCTATGCAAACTACGAGTACGTCATCGTTAACAATTGCAGCACCGACGGTACTCTGGAAATTGCGAAAAAATATGCCGCATTGGACAGTCGAATCCGGGTTCACGACAACAAAGAATTCGTTGCGGTGATTGCGAATCACAATATTGCCTTTAACCTGATGTCGCCCGACGCAAAATACTGCAAGGTCGTGTCCGGCGACGATTATATTTTTCCAGCCTGCGTAGCTCGCATGGTCGAACTCGGCGAGTCGAACCCGAACGCGGGAATCATTGGCTGTTACCAGCTCAGTGGCGACGTCGTGAAATGGCAGGGGTACCGATATCCGAGTGCAGTAATCTCAGGGCGCGAAGTTTGCCGCCGCAATCTCTTAGGGCAGCAGGTTTTTATTGACGACCAACCCTTGCTTGGCTTCGGCGCTCCCACCTCTCTCATGTATCGTGCTGATCTGGTGCGAAGTTCAGCCGAGTTTTATCCAAATCCCTCCCCACATTCCGACACGAGCGCATGCCTCAAATGGCTCAAAAATTCCGACTTCGGATTCGTTTACGAAATCTTGTGCTACGAACGTACACATGCAGAGACGCAAACCTCCGAGTCGCTGCAGATCAATCGTTATCTATCGGTTACTCTTGACGATCTTCTGAACTACGGATCTTGGTATCTGGAAAAAGACGAACTTGAAGTCCAGATTGCGATCGCACTCAAAAGCTATCACCGCTTTCTGGCGGTCAATTACTTTACGGCGAGGCGCGACAAGAAGTTTTGGGACTATCACAAGGGCAGGCTGGCGGAGTTGGGCTATCCCTTAACTTGGTTGGATTTATGCAGAGTGGGAGCCGCCACCGTGATCGAAGAGGCGGTGAATCCAGGGCTGGCGTTCGGGAAACTCAGGAAGCGACTATTCCCAACACGGGCCAAAACCGCGCCGATGCAGCCCGATGGGTCGTCGAAGAAGATGGCAAGTTGCTGA
- the rfbG gene encoding CDP-glucose 4,6-dehydratase, whose product MLNRTFWKGRRVFLTGHTGFKGSWLSLWLNALGADVTGFALDPPTHPNLYEQASVANDIETICGDIRDYDKLKGALAECKPNVIIHMAAQSVVKRGYEDPIDTYSSNVMGTVNLFEAIRQLGRPCAVVNVTSDKSYENREWVWGYRENEPMGGRDPYSNSKGCAELVTSSFRESFFPPALIDRHGVALGSARAGNAIGGGDWTSDQLIPDLMRGFLAGQPCLIRNPAAYRPWQFVLEPLRGYLMLAEHLNQDAARFASGWNFGPADDDAKSVEWIAKELVQGWGGTAAWKQDTASHPREAHALKLDASKAKTCLGWRPVLPLKPALEWIVEWYKAFQSGSDLRRLTLDQIERYDTLSSIEPK is encoded by the coding sequence ATGTTGAATCGCACATTCTGGAAGGGCCGACGCGTGTTCCTCACCGGACACACTGGCTTCAAAGGCAGTTGGTTGTCGCTCTGGCTTAACGCTTTGGGCGCCGACGTCACGGGTTTTGCGCTCGACCCGCCCACACATCCAAATTTGTACGAGCAGGCGAGTGTGGCGAACGATATTGAAACGATTTGTGGGGACATTCGTGACTACGACAAATTAAAGGGTGCGCTCGCCGAATGCAAACCGAACGTCATTATTCATATGGCGGCGCAGTCTGTAGTGAAGCGCGGCTACGAAGATCCCATCGATACTTACTCATCCAACGTCATGGGGACGGTGAATCTCTTCGAGGCGATCCGACAACTGGGGCGCCCGTGTGCGGTGGTCAATGTCACCAGCGACAAGTCGTATGAGAATCGTGAGTGGGTGTGGGGATATCGCGAGAATGAGCCGATGGGCGGACGGGATCCGTACTCCAACTCGAAAGGATGTGCGGAACTGGTTACGAGTTCCTTTCGCGAATCGTTCTTTCCTCCGGCTTTGATCGATCGTCATGGGGTTGCGCTCGGAAGCGCTCGCGCCGGCAATGCAATCGGCGGCGGCGACTGGACCAGCGATCAATTGATCCCCGATTTAATGCGTGGTTTCTTGGCAGGGCAGCCGTGCCTGATTCGGAATCCTGCGGCCTACCGGCCCTGGCAGTTTGTGCTCGAACCACTACGCGGGTATCTCATGCTCGCAGAACATCTCAATCAGGATGCCGCACGTTTTGCGTCCGGATGGAACTTTGGTCCTGCCGATGACGACGCCAAGTCTGTGGAATGGATTGCGAAAGAACTGGTGCAGGGCTGGGGTGGTACCGCAGCATGGAAGCAGGACACGGCGAGTCATCCCCGCGAAGCGCACGCTCTCAAACTGGACGCTTCGAAAGCGAAGACCTGTTTGGGATGGCGTCCAGTGCTACCACTCAAGCCAGCGTTGGAGTGGATTGTGGAGTGGTACAAGGCGTTCCAGTCGGGTAGCGATTTGCGACGCCTGACTCTTGATCAAATCGAGCGTTACGACACGCTTTCTTCGATTGAACCGAAATGA
- a CDS encoding NAD(P)-dependent oxidoreductase yields MSVDLVLREREAKGRAIRVGMVGAGATGRAIALQLGTPAAGIRLVAIANRTPENGERAFREAGFSQWIRAKSAHEAESAISRGLPVLTDDPSVLTQCGAIDILVEATGTVAAGARVVLDAFDHGKNVVLVNAELDSLLGPILKAKADKAGVLITHTDGDEPGVAMTLLRYLRTTGLRPVAAGNIKGMVDYYRTPATQKGFAEKNDQDARKVTSFADATKLSMEATVLANATGFKVGRRGMYGPACGYVRDIGSLLPAQQMLDTGLVDYALGAAPHTGAFVIVHEDSPLKKVQLSYYKLGDGPFYVFYTPFHLPHIQLLSTIGRLGIHSDPTVTPLGGPVCEVVTVAKRDLKAGERLDGIGGFCSYGLVDNASAARAVAALPIGLSEDCVMTRDVPKDAVVSFADVSTPPSGLVESLWREQNDKWPLPTRERNESSQPAPAGKL; encoded by the coding sequence ATGAGTGTTGATTTGGTTCTACGCGAGCGCGAAGCCAAGGGGCGCGCGATCCGGGTGGGAATGGTCGGGGCGGGCGCCACGGGACGTGCCATCGCTTTGCAATTGGGAACGCCGGCTGCGGGGATTCGCCTAGTGGCAATTGCCAATCGCACGCCGGAAAACGGCGAGCGCGCATTCCGCGAGGCAGGGTTCTCACAATGGATTCGGGCGAAGTCTGCGCACGAAGCGGAATCGGCCATTAGCCGCGGATTGCCGGTGCTGACGGATGATCCTTCGGTTCTCACCCAGTGTGGCGCAATCGATATTCTGGTCGAAGCAACCGGCACGGTAGCTGCCGGAGCGCGGGTTGTACTGGACGCGTTTGATCATGGCAAGAACGTTGTACTCGTAAACGCAGAACTGGATTCGTTGCTTGGTCCAATCCTGAAGGCGAAAGCCGACAAGGCCGGAGTTCTAATCACCCATACGGACGGAGACGAACCCGGCGTGGCCATGACCCTTTTGCGATATCTGCGGACAACCGGGCTGCGTCCGGTTGCGGCGGGAAACATCAAAGGGATGGTCGACTATTACCGTACTCCAGCAACGCAGAAAGGGTTTGCGGAAAAGAACGATCAGGATGCGCGCAAGGTAACTTCATTCGCCGACGCAACCAAGTTGTCCATGGAAGCGACCGTGCTCGCGAACGCGACCGGATTCAAAGTAGGCCGTCGCGGAATGTACGGTCCCGCTTGCGGATACGTCCGGGACATTGGAAGTCTTCTCCCTGCCCAGCAGATGCTCGACACAGGGCTGGTGGACTACGCTCTCGGCGCAGCTCCGCATACTGGCGCATTTGTGATCGTGCACGAAGATTCCCCTCTTAAGAAAGTGCAGCTTTCCTACTATAAACTAGGTGATGGTCCGTTCTACGTTTTCTACACACCCTTTCATTTGCCGCATATTCAGCTGCTTTCGACGATTGGCCGCCTGGGTATTCATTCCGATCCAACCGTGACTCCTCTGGGAGGTCCGGTCTGCGAAGTCGTGACGGTCGCCAAGCGCGACCTGAAAGCGGGCGAGCGGCTGGACGGCATCGGTGGATTCTGCAGCTATGGACTGGTGGACAACGCAAGTGCGGCGCGGGCCGTCGCGGCGTTGCCGATTGGCCTTTCGGAAGACTGCGTGATGACGCGCGACGTTCCTAAAGATGCGGTCGTCTCCTTCGCCGATGTGAGTACGCCTCCGTCCGGGCTGGTGGAGTCACTCTGGCGCGAACAGAATGACAAATGGCCACTGCCGACGCGCGAGCGGAACGAAAGCTCGCAGCCAGCGCCCGCCGGAAAGCTCTAG
- a CDS encoding PIG-L family deacetylase, with translation MMRLKLSGGTDGPLNILCLGCHSDDIEIGCGGTILRLAEENPGCVFHWVVFSAPGVRESEARCAAELFTTHARLESPHLKAFPDGFLPYIGAEVKMFFEELKQKISPDLIFTHNGRDAHQDHRLISELTWNTFRNHMILEYEIPKYDGDMGQPTFFIPLSAEVAQRKVGYIIKTFRSQASKAWFEERTFLSIMRIRGMECNAPSGYSEAFFCRKIIL, from the coding sequence ATGATGCGTCTTAAGTTATCCGGGGGAACCGACGGGCCCCTCAATATTCTGTGTCTCGGATGCCATTCCGATGATATCGAAATCGGTTGTGGTGGCACCATCTTGAGGCTTGCAGAGGAGAACCCAGGTTGCGTTTTTCACTGGGTTGTGTTTAGTGCACCTGGAGTCCGTGAATCGGAGGCGCGGTGCGCAGCTGAGTTGTTTACGACCCATGCCCGGCTGGAGAGTCCCCACTTGAAAGCGTTTCCCGATGGTTTTTTGCCCTACATCGGCGCGGAAGTGAAGATGTTCTTTGAGGAATTGAAACAAAAAATCTCTCCTGATCTGATTTTTACTCACAATGGCAGGGACGCACATCAGGACCACCGGCTCATTTCAGAACTAACGTGGAATACATTTAGGAACCACATGATTCTTGAATATGAAATCCCGAAGTACGATGGAGATATGGGGCAACCGACTTTCTTCATCCCGCTTTCGGCTGAGGTTGCACAAAGGAAAGTTGGGTACATCATAAAAACTTTCCGATCTCAGGCCAGCAAGGCATGGTTCGAGGAGCGTACATTCTTGTCGATCATGCGGATAAGAGGCATGGAATGCAATGCTCCCAGCGGTTATTCCGAGGCATTCTTCTGTCGCAAGATCATTCTGTGA
- a CDS encoding glucose-1-phosphate cytidylyltransferase: protein MKVVLFCGGLGLRIRDAEDIPKPMVQIGYRPILWHVMKYYAHFGHKDFILCLGYRADVVKNYFINYNECVSNDFVLSAGGKNLRLFNSDIDDWKITFADTGINSNIGQRLKAVERYLEGEDIFLANYSDGLSDLPLPKQIEHFHREDKVASFLCVRPSLSYHMVSMEQGESGLVSGIHAINNGSILINGGFFVFKKKIFEYMRDKEELVGEPFQRLVEQKQLIGYRYDGFWESMDTFKDRQHLESLYSGGEAPWEVWKRNGTGLHNAMAGISR from the coding sequence ATGAAAGTGGTTCTTTTCTGCGGTGGCTTGGGATTGCGAATTCGCGATGCGGAGGACATTCCTAAGCCTATGGTACAAATCGGTTATCGCCCCATCCTATGGCATGTGATGAAGTATTACGCTCACTTCGGGCACAAGGACTTCATCCTCTGTCTAGGGTACCGAGCCGATGTGGTGAAGAACTATTTTATCAACTACAACGAGTGCGTTTCGAACGATTTCGTCTTGTCGGCGGGTGGCAAGAATCTGCGGCTTTTCAACAGCGACATCGATGACTGGAAGATCACGTTTGCCGACACTGGGATCAACTCCAACATCGGACAGCGACTCAAAGCTGTCGAGCGCTATCTCGAGGGAGAGGATATTTTTCTCGCCAACTATAGCGACGGGCTTAGCGATCTGCCACTCCCCAAGCAGATCGAGCACTTCCATAGGGAAGACAAGGTTGCCAGTTTTCTGTGCGTCCGCCCAAGCCTCAGCTATCACATGGTTTCGATGGAACAGGGTGAGAGCGGACTGGTCTCGGGGATTCACGCCATCAATAACGGGTCGATACTGATCAACGGTGGTTTTTTTGTGTTCAAAAAGAAGATATTTGAGTACATGCGCGACAAAGAGGAACTGGTAGGAGAACCATTTCAGAGACTGGTCGAGCAAAAGCAGTTGATCGGCTACCGTTATGATGGCTTCTGGGAAAGTATGGACACGTTCAAGGACCGCCAGCACCTAGAGAGCTTATACTCAGGCGGCGAAGCTCCCTGGGAAGTGTGGAAGAGGAATGGAACCGGCCTGCACAACGCGATGGCCGGAATCAGTAGATGA
- a CDS encoding lipopolysaccharide biosynthesis protein translates to MRDLKQKTIRGGIAKALSQAANFSLRLGSLMILARLLAPKDFGLVGMVTAVIGVFNVFRDFGLSAASVQRSSVTEEQTSTLFWINLLVGSILGAGALALAPLVVRFYHEPRLLGITAMLSAGFLFNSAGVQHSAFLERQMRFTTLSVIDLVSLSVSTVVGIVMALHGFGYWSLVVSTLVSPLIYTVGVWIASGWIPGWPRTRVGILSMLRFGGTVTMNGLVMYLASNLDKVLLGRFLGVDAVGIYGRAYQLVNIPTDNLNSSAGGVAFAALSRLQDEPARLKRYFLKGYSLVLSLTIPITCACALFAGDLIGVLLGPKWKDAVVVFRLLAPVTLVFAMLNPLGWFLSALGLVSRSLKIALALAPAMIVGYALGLHYGLTGVAVAYSIVMCLCVVPVMAWVVKGTAISLGDILSAASKPLLSGGAAAAIVFVLQLAYGPWMSQRPRLLTGVTILVVTYAGILLYVMKQKAFYIEIFRMLLNRTANSERVAASV, encoded by the coding sequence ATGCGCGACCTTAAACAGAAAACAATTCGTGGTGGGATCGCGAAAGCTCTCTCACAAGCCGCGAATTTCAGCCTGCGTTTGGGGTCGCTGATGATTCTGGCTCGCCTTCTGGCCCCGAAAGACTTCGGGCTGGTTGGGATGGTGACCGCAGTAATTGGCGTGTTCAATGTGTTCAGGGATTTTGGTCTGTCCGCAGCATCCGTGCAGCGCAGCTCTGTAACAGAAGAACAGACGTCGACGCTTTTCTGGATAAACCTGCTCGTCGGAAGCATTCTGGGAGCGGGTGCATTGGCGTTGGCGCCATTAGTGGTTAGGTTCTATCACGAACCTCGACTATTGGGCATCACAGCGATGCTGTCGGCGGGCTTCCTCTTTAACTCGGCTGGTGTGCAGCACTCGGCTTTTCTCGAGCGCCAAATGCGTTTTACGACTTTGTCAGTAATCGATCTTGTCTCGCTGTCTGTGAGTACAGTTGTTGGAATTGTGATGGCATTGCATGGGTTTGGATATTGGTCTTTGGTCGTTTCCACCCTGGTTTCGCCGCTCATTTATACCGTAGGCGTTTGGATTGCTTCCGGATGGATTCCAGGGTGGCCCCGCACTCGCGTCGGAATACTCTCGATGCTGCGTTTTGGCGGGACCGTCACGATGAACGGGCTTGTGATGTATCTCGCAAGTAATCTGGATAAGGTTCTGCTTGGGCGGTTCTTGGGAGTCGACGCAGTGGGGATCTATGGAAGAGCATATCAACTCGTCAACATACCGACGGATAACCTGAACTCTTCTGCCGGAGGCGTTGCGTTTGCCGCTTTGTCTCGCCTGCAAGACGAGCCTGCTCGTCTCAAGCGATATTTCCTAAAGGGCTATTCCTTGGTGTTGTCTTTAACAATCCCCATCACCTGTGCGTGCGCGCTGTTTGCAGGTGACTTGATCGGCGTCCTATTGGGGCCAAAGTGGAAGGATGCGGTGGTGGTGTTTCGCCTGCTCGCGCCGGTGACCCTAGTCTTTGCGATGCTCAACCCGCTGGGGTGGTTTCTTTCAGCGCTGGGGCTCGTTAGCCGGTCTTTGAAGATTGCATTAGCACTCGCCCCGGCCATGATCGTGGGTTACGCTCTCGGGTTGCACTATGGACTGACCGGCGTGGCGGTGGCGTACTCGATTGTGATGTGCTTGTGTGTGGTGCCAGTAATGGCCTGGGTCGTTAAGGGGACAGCTATTTCCCTCGGTGACATTCTCTCTGCTGCAAGCAAACCTTTACTGTCAGGAGGGGCAGCGGCCGCAATCGTGTTCGTACTTCAGTTGGCCTATGGTCCTTGGATGAGCCAGAGACCACGCCTTCTGACCGGCGTGACTATTCTCGTTGTAACCTACGCTGGCATCCTTCTATATGTCATGAAACAGAAAGCGTTCTATATCGAGATATTTCGCATGCTCTTGAATCGCACGGCAAACAGTGAGCGTGTCGCAGCATCGGTTTAG